Proteins encoded in a region of the Romeriopsis navalis LEGE 11480 genome:
- the rpmB gene encoding 50S ribosomal protein L28, whose product MSRRCQLTGKKANNGMAVSHSHIRTKKLQEVNLQWKRFWWPEGSRFVRLRVSTKAIKTIQKKGLAAFAKQSGVNLAKV is encoded by the coding sequence ATGTCGCGCAGATGTCAATTGACTGGGAAGAAGGCTAACAATGGCATGGCCGTCTCCCACTCCCATATTCGAACTAAGAAACTACAAGAAGTAAACCTACAGTGGAAGCGCTTCTGGTGGCCCGAAGGCAGTCGCTTCGTCCGCCTTCGTGTTTCGACCAAGGCAATTAAAACGATCCAGAAAAAGGGCTTGGCAGCATTTGCGAAGCAATCTGGTGTGAACTTGGCGAAGGTGTAA